A single genomic interval of Lacrimispora sphenoides JCM 1415 harbors:
- a CDS encoding sensor histidine kinase, translated as MKAQKITSINSRFFRSMFQTLLLFIIILLISTSVVFYKHTLALETNSAVRQLDYISSQLDYYLASVNNYSKTIITDKSVQAIVSKFNNNNKEFNAIDQMNLKTEINHIIQSTPFIHSVSIYSPEYALIATTEIYPYPLNLRDTSASDRKIWIPEIKYSNKERDAEIHVLSLMLPFYSSSTGTMLGYVEIAIPESTISDIYKDNASSFSRLFIVDSDGNVQSSDGSVPLMRRYENVKKLNYINRSNYKLTKNTIIFSEHFPELNWYLVNEINLLYFLQPTFTTLGISIIMALLCIIACLNVSRKVSRTITSPIYQLISHTQKVKEGEWIPVNESYHDSDIGLLFEEFNSMIIAQKKLKNDLLNSEKIKNKISLDLLQQQVNPHFLYNTLDNICSLAEIDEKETLIDLVMNLSAFYRHGLSNGHTHITVKEELAITEAYLRIMKVRYYNRFDFHITCDSRISGYPCLKLLLQPIVENSIYHGIKELNGKGQLDILVTETPDSILFTIRDNGIGIREENYESIWTTGNTHFGIKNIHQRIQLYYGSEYGLTIANHPQGGCISTITIGKKEVSTDAT; from the coding sequence ATGAAGGCTCAAAAAATAACTTCTATTAATTCGAGATTTTTCCGGTCTATGTTTCAGACGCTGCTGTTATTCATTATAATATTATTGATTAGTACTTCTGTCGTATTTTATAAACATACTCTGGCATTAGAGACTAATTCTGCTGTCCGGCAGCTGGATTATATTTCCAGTCAGTTGGATTATTATCTCGCATCTGTTAATAATTATTCCAAAACCATTATAACGGATAAGAGTGTACAGGCCATTGTATCTAAATTTAATAACAATAACAAGGAGTTTAATGCCATTGACCAGATGAATCTGAAAACCGAGATCAATCATATCATCCAGTCCACTCCCTTTATTCATTCTGTCAGCATCTACTCACCGGAATATGCGCTGATTGCTACCACAGAAATATATCCCTATCCGTTAAATCTTCGGGATACTTCTGCTTCAGACCGGAAGATCTGGATACCAGAGATAAAATACTCCAATAAGGAGCGCGACGCGGAGATACATGTCCTGTCTCTCATGCTGCCGTTTTACAGCAGCTCCACAGGTACCATGCTTGGGTATGTGGAAATCGCCATTCCTGAAAGTACTATTTCAGATATCTATAAGGATAATGCAAGCAGCTTCAGCAGGCTTTTTATTGTAGACTCCGATGGCAATGTACAAAGCTCAGACGGCTCCGTTCCATTAATGAGGCGCTATGAGAATGTAAAGAAGCTAAACTACATCAACAGGAGCAATTACAAACTGACTAAGAACACGATTATTTTTTCTGAACATTTTCCTGAGCTGAACTGGTATCTGGTCAACGAAATCAATCTGCTCTATTTTTTACAGCCAACCTTTACCACCTTGGGAATATCCATTATTATGGCCCTGCTCTGTATTATTGCCTGTCTTAATGTCTCCCGTAAAGTATCCCGTACAATTACCTCTCCGATCTACCAGCTGATCTCTCATACCCAGAAGGTAAAGGAGGGGGAATGGATTCCAGTCAATGAATCCTATCATGATAGTGATATCGGACTTCTGTTCGAGGAATTCAACAGCATGATAATTGCCCAGAAAAAGTTAAAGAATGATTTACTGAATTCAGAAAAAATAAAGAATAAAATTTCCCTGGATCTGCTTCAGCAGCAGGTTAACCCGCATTTTTTATATAATACACTGGACAATATCTGTTCTCTTGCAGAAATAGATGAAAAGGAGACTCTCATTGACCTGGTCATGAATCTTTCTGCGTTTTACCGTCATGGCCTAAGCAACGGTCATACCCACATTACGGTTAAGGAAGAACTGGCCATAACCGAAGCATATTTAAGAATCATGAAAGTAAGATACTATAACCGGTTCGACTTTCATATCACCTGTGATTCCAGAATATCAGGCTATCCCTGTCTCAAGCTCTTATTACAGCCCATTGTGGAAAACAGTATCTATCACGGAATCAAAGAGCTGAATGGAAAAGGGCAATTAGATATTCTCGTAACTGAAACTCCTGATTCCATTTTATTCACCATCCGGGATAACGGAATTGGAATCCGGGAAGAGAATTATGAAAGCATATGGACTACAGGTAATACTCATTTTGGTATTAAAAATATTCACCAGAGAATCCAACTCTATTACGGCAGCGAATATGGGCTTACCATTGCCAATCACCCTCAGGGCGGCTGTATCTCTACCATAACCATTGGAAAAAAGGAGGTGTCCACTGATGCCACTTAA
- a CDS encoding aspartate ammonia-lyase, which yields MDSVNNIDYRVEKDSIGMKDVPGNVYYGVQSMRAAENFHITGLNIHPEIINSLAYIKKAAAITNLEIGLLDRKTAEAIIQACDEILAGQFRKDFIVDPIQGGAGTSLNMNANEVIANRAIELLGGQKGDYSIVNPNDHVNCGQSTNDVIPSAGKMTSLRLLKKLKIELLRLHQAFCEKADEFDHVLKMGRTQMQDAVPIRLGQEFKAYSTAIMRDLRRMDKAMEEMCTLNMGGTAIGTGINADVNYLKRIVPNLAKVSNMELVQAADLIDATQNLDSFVAVSGAVKACAVTLSKIANDLRLMSSGPRTGFHEIDLPAKQNGSSIMPGKVNPVIPEVVNQVAFNIIGNDVTITMAVEAGQLELNAFEPIIFYCMFQSIDTLAYAVQTFVDNCVSGITANEARCRFLVDNSIGIITAICPHVGYQKAADIAKKAMLSGKPVRTLILQEKLIGEEELDHILDPVQMTEPGISGKNLLLKKKLEA from the coding sequence TTGGATAGCGTAAATAACATAGATTACAGAGTCGAAAAGGATTCCATAGGAATGAAAGATGTACCGGGGAATGTGTATTACGGTGTACAATCAATGCGTGCGGCAGAAAACTTTCATATCACTGGTCTCAACATCCATCCTGAAATCATTAACAGCCTTGCTTACATAAAGAAAGCAGCAGCTATAACGAACCTTGAGATAGGTCTTCTGGACAGAAAAACTGCAGAAGCGATTATTCAGGCATGTGATGAAATTCTGGCTGGACAATTCCGCAAAGACTTCATCGTTGATCCGATTCAGGGCGGAGCAGGAACTTCTCTGAATATGAATGCCAACGAAGTGATAGCAAACCGTGCGATTGAGCTTCTTGGCGGACAAAAAGGCGATTATTCCATTGTAAATCCCAATGATCATGTAAACTGTGGACAGTCCACAAATGATGTCATTCCCAGTGCCGGGAAAATGACTTCTTTAAGGCTTCTTAAAAAACTGAAAATAGAACTTCTCCGGCTGCATCAGGCATTTTGTGAAAAAGCTGATGAATTTGACCATGTCCTGAAGATGGGGCGCACCCAGATGCAGGATGCAGTCCCCATTCGGTTAGGTCAGGAATTTAAGGCTTATTCCACAGCAATTATGCGTGACCTCCGCCGCATGGACAAAGCCATGGAAGAAATGTGTACGTTGAATATGGGAGGAACAGCCATAGGGACAGGAATCAATGCTGATGTAAATTATTTGAAACGTATTGTGCCTAATTTAGCGAAGGTGTCAAATATGGAATTAGTGCAGGCGGCAGATCTGATAGATGCGACACAAAATCTTGATTCTTTTGTTGCCGTATCAGGTGCTGTCAAGGCCTGCGCGGTGACATTGTCTAAAATAGCCAATGATCTTCGCCTGATGTCTTCCGGACCAAGAACAGGCTTTCATGAAATCGACCTTCCTGCGAAGCAGAATGGCTCCTCCATCATGCCGGGAAAAGTAAATCCGGTGATTCCTGAAGTTGTAAACCAGGTTGCCTTTAATATCATTGGGAATGATGTAACCATCACCATGGCCGTAGAGGCAGGACAATTGGAATTAAATGCATTTGAACCTATCATTTTTTATTGCATGTTCCAGTCTATTGACACTCTTGCCTATGCTGTACAAACATTTGTAGATAACTGTGTATCCGGCATTACGGCGAACGAAGCAAGATGCCGTTTCCTGGTAGATAACAGTATTGGGATCATCACAGCGATTTGCCCCCATGTTGGGTACCAAAAGGCGGCAGATATTGCTAAGAAAGCCATGTTAAGCGGCAAACCCGTAAGAACTCTGATTCTGCAGGAGAAGCTTATAGGGGAAGAAGAACTGGACCATATATTAGATCCGGTACAAATGACAGAGCCGGGGATATCCGGGAAAAATTTATTGTTAAAGAAAAAGCTGGAAGCGTAA
- a CDS encoding response regulator transcription factor has product MPLNIIIADDEYFIRQRIIKIIPREELAIHFIGEAENGLEVLELLNQHPIDLILLDIKMPRMNGIEVAESVYRNYPSTKIILLSGYNDFEYARSAMRFGVMDYLLKPVDASTLTAVLKDTKEKIELLKKQQKQIQKYYHFEKCTFLSNVLNGCQSIEQLTARYPEVSAYDYTLYLGAFIYEENEDFISELVAKIRRHGLDCEYFKELDYAYTIQFFLHKKEERQQLKEVLENDMPKCRSYTFLALGDCIPLKESWLPDYKKNLYALNHRYFNPESKLILTEELTWENRSADLSKVRQTILYYLNSKDSKGLEAYIKDLFQPLEETHDVKYLYLIVTEFFTTYHIHYGGQVEFSHNPAESASQIIDEEYRLGQVKSTILSYGRLCMTESETIPSDLSLSKKIIAYIDKHYSDPELTVTRLANLFQLNPSYMGSVFKKVNNESLLQYITIIRMEASKRLLESNQYKISDIAELVGYTDAFYYSKRFKKMFGYSPKDHLHRKK; this is encoded by the coding sequence ATGCCACTTAATATTATAATTGCAGATGACGAATACTTTATCAGACAACGAATTATCAAAATCATTCCGCGGGAAGAACTGGCCATTCATTTTATAGGGGAGGCCGAAAACGGGCTAGAGGTTCTTGAGTTATTAAATCAGCATCCCATTGACCTTATCCTGCTGGATATTAAAATGCCCCGTATGAATGGAATTGAAGTAGCGGAATCTGTATACCGCAATTACCCTTCCACCAAAATTATTCTATTATCTGGTTATAATGACTTTGAATATGCACGTTCCGCGATGCGGTTCGGAGTTATGGATTATCTGTTAAAGCCTGTAGACGCTTCTACCTTAACCGCTGTTTTAAAGGATACCAAAGAAAAAATAGAATTGTTAAAAAAACAACAGAAACAAATTCAAAAGTATTATCATTTTGAAAAATGCACGTTTCTTTCCAATGTATTAAATGGTTGTCAAAGCATTGAACAGTTAACTGCCAGATATCCTGAGGTATCAGCTTATGATTACACCCTTTATTTAGGTGCTTTTATCTATGAAGAAAATGAAGATTTTATATCAGAACTGGTAGCAAAGATCCGCCGTCATGGACTAGACTGTGAATATTTTAAGGAACTGGATTATGCCTATACCATACAGTTTTTCCTTCACAAGAAAGAGGAACGGCAGCAGTTAAAAGAAGTTTTGGAAAATGATATGCCAAAATGCCGCTCCTACACATTTTTAGCTCTGGGAGACTGTATCCCATTGAAAGAATCCTGGCTGCCTGATTATAAAAAAAATCTTTACGCCCTTAACCACCGGTATTTTAATCCTGAATCAAAGCTTATCCTGACAGAAGAACTTACCTGGGAAAATAGATCCGCTGATTTATCAAAGGTAAGGCAAACGATTCTATATTATTTAAACAGCAAGGATTCAAAGGGGCTGGAAGCTTATATCAAAGACCTGTTTCAGCCGTTGGAAGAAACGCACGATGTGAAATACCTATACTTAATCGTTACGGAATTTTTTACCACTTATCATATCCATTATGGCGGCCAGGTTGAATTCAGCCACAATCCGGCAGAATCTGCCTCCCAGATCATTGATGAAGAATATCGGCTGGGCCAGGTTAAAAGTACCATTCTTTCATATGGGCGGTTATGCATGACTGAAAGTGAAACCATCCCTTCCGACCTCTCTTTAAGCAAAAAAATCATTGCTTATATTGATAAACATTATTCCGATCCAGAATTAACCGTAACCCGGCTCGCGAACTTATTTCAATTAAATCCTTCCTATATGGGCAGTGTCTTTAAAAAAGTAAATAATGAATCCCTGCTTCAGTATATCACCATAATACGTATGGAAGCTTCTAAGAGATTATTGGAATCCAATCAATATAAGATATCGGACATTGCGGAGCTGGTAGGATATACAGATGCTTTTTATTACAGCAAACGTTTTAAAAAAATGTTTGGTTATTCTCCGAAGGATCATTTGCATCGTAAAAAATAA